A genomic stretch from Pontivivens ytuae includes:
- a CDS encoding carbon-phosphorus lyase complex subunit PhnI, whose protein sequence is MYVATKGGERAIDNAHAWLAEERRGDPSVPELSIAQIREQMKLAVNRVMAEGSLFDPDLAALAIKQARGDLIEAVFLIRAYRTTLPRFGMSEPVETGNMACDRRISATFKDAPGGQVLGPTFDYTHRLIDFALAAEGEAPRAEEGEPRLEPTPHIAGFLDREGLLQAEAEGTPTPPDLTREPIEVPADRPLRLQALTRGDEGFVLSMAYSTQRGFGRTHAFVGELRIGRVAVEMEVPELGFAIEIGEVELTECETINQFQGSKTEPPQFTRGYGLVFGQSERKAISMSLVDRALRWEELGEDNVGAPAQDQEFVLMHADNVQATGFLEHIKLPHYVDFQSELELIRKLRAEAMASREAAE, encoded by the coding sequence ATGTATGTTGCGACGAAAGGCGGCGAGCGCGCCATCGACAACGCCCATGCCTGGCTGGCCGAGGAGCGGCGGGGCGATCCGTCGGTGCCCGAGCTCTCCATCGCGCAGATCCGGGAGCAGATGAAGCTCGCGGTCAATCGGGTGATGGCGGAGGGCTCTCTCTTCGATCCCGATCTCGCCGCCCTCGCCATCAAGCAGGCGCGCGGCGACCTGATCGAGGCCGTGTTCCTGATCCGCGCCTACCGCACCACGCTGCCTCGCTTCGGCATGTCGGAGCCGGTAGAGACGGGGAACATGGCCTGCGACCGCCGGATCTCGGCCACCTTCAAGGACGCGCCGGGTGGGCAGGTGCTGGGCCCGACCTTCGACTACACGCACCGCCTGATCGACTTCGCACTGGCGGCCGAGGGCGAGGCACCGCGGGCCGAGGAGGGCGAGCCGCGGCTGGAGCCGACGCCGCATATCGCCGGTTTCCTCGACCGGGAAGGACTGTTGCAGGCGGAGGCCGAGGGCACGCCCACACCGCCCGACCTCACCCGCGAGCCCATCGAGGTGCCTGCCGACCGGCCGCTGCGGCTGCAGGCGCTGACCCGTGGTGACGAGGGCTTCGTGCTGAGCATGGCCTATTCGACCCAGCGCGGCTTCGGCCGCACCCACGCCTTCGTCGGCGAGCTCCGCATCGGCCGCGTGGCGGTGGAGATGGAGGTGCCGGAGCTCGGCTTCGCCATCGAGATCGGCGAGGTGGAGCTGACCGAGTGCGAGACCATCAACCAGTTCCAGGGCTCCAAGACCGAGCCGCCGCAGTTCACCCGCGGCTACGGGCTCGTCTTCGGCCAGTCGGAGCGCAAGGCGATCTCGATGTCGCTGGTCGACCGGGCGCTGCGCTGGGAGGAACTGGGCGAGGATAACGTGGGCGCACCGGCGCAGGACCAGGAATTCGTGCTGATGCACGCGGACAACGTGCAGGCGACGGGCTTCCTCGAGCATATCAAGCTGCCGCATTACGTGGATTTCCAGTCCGAGCTGGAGCTGATCCGCAAGCTGCGGGCTGAGGCGATGGCGAGCCGGGAGGCGGCGGAGTGA
- a CDS encoding endonuclease domain-containing protein, whose protein sequence is MHSRNLTARQKTRIRALRAEMTPAERTLWYHLRAHRFLGYSIRRQAPIGPWIVDFVCPAKRLILEVDGDTHDPAEDLRRDADLAARGYRVLRVSNHDVFTSLDGVLAQLAMELAR, encoded by the coding sequence ATGCACAGCCGCAACCTCACGGCACGCCAGAAGACCCGCATCCGCGCCCTGCGCGCCGAGATGACGCCGGCCGAGCGCACGCTCTGGTACCACCTGCGCGCCCACCGCTTCCTCGGGTACTCGATCCGCCGCCAGGCCCCGATCGGCCCGTGGATCGTCGATTTCGTCTGCCCCGCAAAGCGCCTGATCCTGGAGGTGGACGGCGACACCCACGACCCCGCCGAAGACCTGCGCCGCGACGCCGACCTCGCGGCCCGCGGCTACCGGGTCCTGCGCGTCAGCAACCACGACGTCTTTACCAGTCTCGACGGCGTCCTCGCCCAACTCGCCATGGAGCTCGCCCGATGA
- the fosX gene encoding FosX/FosE/FosI family fosfomycin resistance hydrolase translates to MSALSHITLIVADLDRTQAMVEQVLGGRLVYDSGADTFSLSKERFYLVGDVWLATMEGAPLAERTYNHVAFRIDESEFEARQAAIEALGLDLRPPRPRIEGEGRSLYFHSADGHLLELHTGTLDQRLAAYAARRSA, encoded by the coding sequence ATGAGCGCCCTCTCCCACATCACGCTGATCGTGGCCGATCTCGACCGGACGCAGGCGATGGTGGAGCAGGTGCTGGGCGGCCGCCTCGTCTATGACAGCGGTGCCGACACGTTCTCCCTGTCGAAGGAGCGGTTCTACCTCGTCGGCGACGTCTGGCTCGCGACCATGGAGGGCGCGCCGCTGGCCGAACGCACCTACAACCACGTCGCCTTTCGAATTGACGAGAGCGAATTCGAGGCCCGGCAGGCCGCCATCGAGGCACTCGGCCTCGACCTGCGCCCGCCCCGCCCGCGGATCGAGGGCGAGGGGCGCAGCCTCTACTTCCACAGCGCCGACGGGCACTTGCTGGAGCTGCACACCGGCACGCTCGACCAGCGCCTCGCGGCCTATGCGGCACGGAGGAGTGCGTGA
- a CDS encoding alpha-D-ribose 1-methylphosphonate 5-phosphate C-P-lyase PhnJ, which produces MTDYNFAYLDEQTKRMIRRAILKGLAIPGYQVPFASREMPMPYGWGTGGVQVSAAVLTPQDTFKVIDQGADDTTNAVSIRKFFERTADVPTTTHTSEATVIQTRHRIPEEPLTEDQILVYQVPIPEPLRFLEPREVETRRMHGLEEYGLMHVKLYEDIARHGAIATAYAYPVKVEDRYVMDPSPIPKFDNPKLSDNPAIQLFGAGREQRIYALPPYTKVVSLDFDDYPFDPSKAEHPCALCGSRTSYLDEVIMDDAGSRMFVCSDTDYCEGRREGAA; this is translated from the coding sequence ATGACCGATTACAACTTCGCCTATCTCGACGAGCAGACCAAGCGGATGATCCGGCGGGCGATCCTCAAGGGGCTCGCGATCCCGGGCTACCAGGTGCCCTTCGCATCCCGCGAGATGCCGATGCCTTATGGCTGGGGCACCGGCGGGGTGCAGGTCTCCGCCGCGGTGCTGACGCCCCAGGATACGTTCAAGGTCATCGACCAGGGGGCGGACGACACGACGAACGCGGTCTCGATCCGCAAGTTCTTCGAGCGGACGGCGGACGTGCCGACAACCACCCACACGAGCGAGGCGACCGTCATCCAGACCCGCCACCGCATCCCGGAGGAGCCGCTGACCGAGGACCAGATCCTCGTCTACCAGGTGCCGATCCCCGAGCCGCTGCGCTTTCTGGAGCCGCGGGAAGTCGAGACGCGCCGCATGCACGGGCTGGAGGAATACGGCCTGATGCATGTGAAGCTCTACGAGGACATCGCGCGCCACGGTGCCATCGCCACCGCCTATGCGTACCCGGTGAAGGTGGAGGACCGCTACGTGATGGACCCCTCGCCGATCCCGAAATTCGACAATCCGAAGCTGTCGGACAACCCCGCGATCCAGCTCTTCGGCGCGGGCCGGGAGCAGCGGATCTATGCGCTGCCGCCCTACACCAAGGTCGTGAGCCTCGACTTCGACGACTACCCGTTTGATCCTTCGAAGGCGGAGCATCCGTGTGCGCTCTGCGGGTCGCGGACCAGCTACCTCGACGAGGTGATCATGGACGATGCCGGCAGCCGGATGTTCGTCTGCTCCGACACCGACTATTGCGAAGGTCGGCGGGAGGGGGCCGCGTGA
- a CDS encoding alpha/beta fold hydrolase, translating to MTPRVWINGAGMNGEVPPLEAAAHPLPDVAMVEDMAQAIVRDMPERADVIGHSLGGMVAMVIAATWPGRVRRLVIYESTYGVRTRIMDRIGTRVALFIARVLSPRRIAALTSIGQKPETVAAFRPLLEAAPHRQTMRQLRAAARFDGRPLLPRIAAPTLVLTGKQNSRTHAQARYMERHIPEARAQMLPGGHFAHLDDPVAFAAAVEGFLEAA from the coding sequence GTGACACCGCGCGTCTGGATCAACGGGGCCGGGATGAACGGCGAAGTGCCGCCCTTGGAGGCCGCGGCGCATCCCCTGCCGGATGTCGCGATGGTCGAGGATATGGCGCAGGCCATCGTCCGCGACATGCCCGAACGGGCGGACGTGATCGGTCATTCGCTAGGCGGCATGGTCGCGATGGTGATCGCGGCGACCTGGCCGGGGCGCGTGCGGCGGCTGGTGATCTACGAGAGCACCTATGGTGTGCGCACCCGGATCATGGACCGGATCGGCACGCGGGTCGCGCTTTTCATCGCGCGGGTGCTGAGCCCCCGGCGCATCGCGGCGCTGACCTCGATCGGCCAGAAGCCGGAGACGGTGGCGGCGTTCCGGCCCCTGCTGGAGGCGGCTCCGCACAGGCAGACGATGCGGCAGTTGCGGGCCGCCGCGCGCTTCGACGGGCGGCCGCTGCTGCCGCGGATCGCGGCGCCGACACTGGTGCTGACCGGCAAGCAGAACAGTCGGACCCACGCTCAGGCGCGCTACATGGAGCGGCACATCCCGGAGGCCCGCGCGCAGATGCTGCCGGGCGGACATTTCGCGCATCTCGACGACCCGGTGGCCTTTGCCGCGGCGGTCGAGGGATTTCTGGAGGCGGCGTGA
- a CDS encoding NIPSNAP family protein: MINQLRTYEIFAENRQAFLDRFRDHAARLMADHGFRIQAMWEMERDGRLFFVYLLAWTDAAEMDARWAAFMANQEWKDIKARTAAEHGNLVGEIESAVLTPTEFSAAIGSAT; the protein is encoded by the coding sequence ATGATCAACCAGCTGCGCACCTACGAGATCTTCGCCGAGAACCGCCAGGCCTTCCTCGACCGGTTCCGCGACCACGCCGCACGGCTGATGGCGGATCACGGCTTCCGCATCCAGGCGATGTGGGAGATGGAGCGCGACGGCCGCCTCTTCTTCGTCTACCTCCTCGCCTGGACCGACGCGGCCGAGATGGACGCGCGCTGGGCCGCCTTCATGGCCAACCAGGAGTGGAAGGACATCAAGGCGCGCACTGCCGCCGAGCACGGCAACCTCGTCGGCGAGATCGAAAGCGCCGTGCTCACCCCCACCGAGTTTTCCGCTGCAATCGGGAGTGCGACATGA
- the phnK gene encoding phosphonate C-P lyase system protein PhnK, whose product MTPLLDVKGLTKFYGPRIGCADVTFDLWPGEVMGVVGESGSGKSTLLSCLAGHLAPDRGEVIFDTRAEGPRDVLTMSEPERRMLGRTDWAFVHQNPRDGLRMGVSAGGNVGERLMAVGARHYGEIRESAIDWMGRVEIAADRVDDRPSAFSGGMQQRLQIARNLVTGPRLVFMDEPTGGLDVSVQARLLDLLRSLVRRMGLSAIVVTHDLAVVRLLADRLMVMKDGHVVEAGLTDQVLDDPQHAYTQLLVSSVLQV is encoded by the coding sequence ATGACCCCCCTCCTCGACGTGAAGGGCCTCACGAAGTTCTACGGCCCCCGCATCGGCTGCGCCGACGTGACCTTCGACCTCTGGCCCGGTGAGGTCATGGGCGTCGTGGGCGAAAGCGGATCGGGCAAATCGACGCTCCTCTCCTGCCTCGCCGGGCATCTGGCACCCGATCGCGGCGAGGTGATCTTCGACACGCGGGCGGAGGGGCCGCGCGACGTGCTGACCATGAGCGAGCCGGAGCGTCGGATGCTCGGCCGCACCGACTGGGCCTTCGTCCACCAGAACCCGCGCGACGGCCTGCGCATGGGCGTGAGCGCGGGCGGCAATGTCGGTGAGCGGCTGATGGCCGTCGGTGCGCGCCATTACGGCGAGATCCGGGAAAGCGCCATCGACTGGATGGGCCGGGTGGAGATTGCGGCGGACCGGGTCGACGACCGGCCCTCGGCCTTCTCGGGCGGGATGCAGCAGCGGCTCCAGATCGCGCGCAACCTCGTGACGGGTCCGCGGCTGGTGTTCATGGATGAGCCCACGGGGGGCCTCGACGTCAGCGTGCAGGCGCGGCTGCTCGACCTGCTGCGCTCGCTGGTGCGGCGCATGGGGCTGTCGGCGATCGTGGTGACCCACGACCTCGCCGTCGTGCGGCTGCTCGCGGACCGGCTGATGGTGATGAAGGACGGGCACGTGGTCGAGGCGGGGCTGACCGACCAGGTGCTCGACGATCCGCAGCACGCCTATACGCAGCTGCTGGTGAGTTCCGTGTTGCAGGTCTGA
- a CDS encoding Crp/Fnr family transcriptional regulator: protein MKMRERIAAIDHFSGLDAGQLDRLLAGSRVESYAAGAAILDPETSPAFYSFLLEGRWWMRRTIRGVAPRDWIDDRPGNWHGGIGLIDAVAPPEVKAETDCTVLHVPRNLLDELAGENPHLGVAMLRGVRGGATMLHKHATGEGE from the coding sequence ATGAAGATGCGGGAGCGGATCGCGGCCATCGATCATTTCAGCGGCCTGGACGCCGGCCAACTCGACCGGCTGCTCGCAGGCAGCCGGGTGGAGAGCTATGCGGCGGGGGCGGCGATCCTCGATCCCGAGACCTCGCCCGCGTTCTACTCGTTCCTCTTGGAGGGGCGCTGGTGGATGCGGCGGACCATCCGGGGCGTCGCCCCGCGGGATTGGATCGACGACCGGCCGGGCAACTGGCATGGCGGGATCGGGCTGATCGACGCGGTGGCGCCGCCCGAGGTCAAGGCGGAGACGGACTGCACCGTGCTGCACGTCCCGCGCAACCTGCTCGACGAACTGGCGGGGGAGAACCCGCATCTGGGCGTCGCCATGCTGCGCGGGGTGCGCGGCGGGGCGACCATGCTGCACAAACATGCGACGGGAGAGGGCGAATGA
- the phnL gene encoding phosphonate C-P lyase system protein PhnL, which translates to MIRVEGVGKDFVLHNQGGTAIPVMERAELEVAPGECVALTGASGAGKSTLMRMIYGNYRVGRGVIAVDGLDVAQAAPREILELRRWTLGYVSQFLRVLPRVPTVEVVAEPLLALGVDEGEAQSRAEALLTRLNIPERLWTLSPTTFSGGEQQRVNIARGFAHEYPALLLDEPTASLDAANREEVLTLIEEAKARGAAIVGIFHDVAARQRLADREVDVTAFAPA; encoded by the coding sequence ATGATCCGGGTAGAGGGCGTGGGCAAGGATTTCGTGCTGCACAATCAGGGCGGCACGGCGATCCCGGTGATGGAGCGGGCGGAGCTGGAGGTCGCACCGGGCGAGTGCGTGGCGCTGACCGGCGCCTCGGGCGCGGGCAAGTCCACGCTGATGCGGATGATCTACGGTAATTACCGCGTGGGCCGTGGCGTGATCGCGGTCGACGGGCTCGACGTGGCGCAAGCCGCCCCGCGGGAGATCCTGGAGCTGCGGCGCTGGACGCTCGGCTATGTGAGCCAGTTCCTCCGCGTCCTGCCGCGGGTGCCGACCGTGGAGGTCGTGGCCGAGCCGCTGCTGGCGCTGGGCGTCGATGAGGGGGAGGCACAGAGCCGGGCCGAGGCCCTGCTCACCCGCCTCAACATCCCCGAGCGGCTGTGGACGCTGAGCCCGACCACCTTCTCCGGCGGGGAACAGCAGCGGGTCAACATCGCCCGCGGCTTTGCCCACGAATACCCCGCCCTCCTGCTCGACGAGCCGACGGCGAGCCTCGATGCTGCCAACCGGGAGGAGGTGCTGACCCTGATCGAGGAGGCGAAGGCCCGCGGCGCGGCCATCGTGGGGATCTTCCACGACGTGGCGGCGCGGCAGCGCCTCGCGGATCGGGAGGTCGATGTGACGGCCTTCGCCCCTGCATGA
- the phnN gene encoding phosphonate metabolism protein/1,5-bisphosphokinase (PRPP-forming) PhnN — protein MSGRLIAVVGPSGVGKDTVMRALAARAELGLVRRVITRTDAVGEDCDVVSADAFARRRAAGAFLLDWEAHGLSYGIPVEVRAALAERDMLVNLSRRVLERAAALVPGFMVISLTAAPEVLAERLAARGREDAADQARRLARRVELPEGLHVVEIDNGGPLERTVETALAALYPVRA, from the coding sequence ATGAGCGGACGTCTGATCGCGGTGGTCGGCCCCTCCGGCGTCGGCAAGGACACGGTGATGCGGGCGCTGGCCGCGCGGGCCGAGCTCGGCCTCGTGCGCCGGGTCATCACGCGCACCGATGCGGTGGGTGAGGACTGCGACGTGGTGAGCGCCGACGCATTCGCTCGCCGCCGCGCCGCGGGCGCCTTCCTGCTGGATTGGGAGGCGCACGGGCTGAGCTATGGCATCCCGGTGGAGGTGCGCGCGGCGCTGGCCGAGCGCGACATGCTCGTCAACCTCTCCCGCCGGGTGCTGGAGCGGGCGGCGGCGCTGGTGCCGGGCTTCATGGTGATCTCGCTGACGGCCGCGCCCGAGGTGCTGGCCGAGCGGCTCGCCGCCCGCGGGCGGGAGGATGCGGCCGACCAGGCCCGCCGCCTCGCCCGCCGGGTCGAGCTGCCCGAGGGCCTGCACGTGGTCGAGATCGACAATGGCGGCCCATTGGAGCGGACGGTGGAGACGGCGCTCGCCGCCCTCTACCCGGTGAGGGCGTAG
- a CDS encoding DUF1045 domain-containing protein — protein MYRRYAIYYTPPPGALAEFGADWLGWDVASGTPRAVAAEREDIVARPRKYGFHATIKPPFRPTADVGALQADVAALTARLAPVTLEALIVRPLGRFVALVPAGDVTALNAMAAEAVRALDAHRAPAPAEELERRRAAGLTPAQEANLIRWGYPYVMEEFRFHMTLSRALDDPAPVRAEAEVQLTGIIGSPHVIDSLTLVGEGADGMFREVHRYALTG, from the coding sequence ATGTATCGCCGCTACGCCATCTACTACACGCCGCCGCCGGGCGCGCTGGCCGAATTCGGCGCCGACTGGCTGGGCTGGGACGTGGCGAGCGGGACGCCGCGCGCAGTCGCCGCGGAGCGGGAGGACATCGTGGCCCGCCCCCGCAAGTACGGCTTTCACGCGACGATCAAGCCGCCGTTCCGCCCCACCGCGGACGTGGGCGCGCTGCAGGCGGACGTCGCCGCCCTCACCGCCCGCCTCGCCCCCGTCACGCTGGAGGCGCTGATCGTCCGGCCGCTGGGCCGGTTCGTGGCGCTTGTGCCTGCGGGCGACGTGACCGCGCTCAACGCCATGGCGGCGGAGGCGGTCCGAGCGCTCGACGCCCACCGCGCCCCTGCCCCGGCGGAGGAGCTGGAGCGGCGCCGTGCCGCGGGGCTCACCCCGGCGCAGGAGGCGAACCTCATCCGCTGGGGCTACCCTTACGTGATGGAGGAGTTCCGCTTCCACATGACCCTGTCCCGCGCGCTCGACGATCCCGCGCCGGTGCGGGCCGAGGCCGAGGTGCAGCTCACCGGCATCATCGGCAGCCCCCACGTGATCGACAGCCTCACGCTGGTCGGCGAGGGCGCGGACGGGATGTTTCGCGAGGTCCACCGCTACGCCCTCACCGGGTAG
- a CDS encoding alpha-D-ribose 1-methylphosphonate 5-triphosphate diphosphatase, translating to MTQDLVLANATLILDDETRTGRVTVEDGKIAGLDFDAAVPEGAVDCGGDWVAPGLIELHTDNLERHMTPRPGVNWPHEAALLAHDAELAGTGITTVFDAMRVGSIPKGKGRYLQYARDLSREMLALRAAGVFKISHFLHLRAEICSETLVEELAEFGPEDRVGLLSLMDHTPGQRQFRDIGQLKTYVMGKNNLDEAGFDEHVARLYAVKAEHGARNEAAALEAARVCGAVLASHDDTDVAHVEESARHGIQLAEFPTSRAAAQACRDHGIAVMMGAPNVIRGGSHSGNVAAGELAEAGLLDILSSDYVPAALLLAAARLGALWDDMARALATVTSAPAAAVGLDDRGRLAPGLRADLVRFREREGGTPVVRGVWSQGRQVA from the coding sequence GTGACACAGGATCTCGTTCTCGCCAATGCCACGCTCATCCTCGATGACGAGACCCGGACCGGCCGGGTGACGGTCGAGGACGGCAAGATCGCGGGCCTCGATTTCGACGCCGCGGTGCCCGAGGGCGCGGTGGATTGCGGCGGCGACTGGGTGGCACCGGGGCTGATCGAGCTGCACACCGACAACCTGGAGCGCCACATGACCCCGCGCCCCGGCGTGAACTGGCCGCATGAGGCGGCCTTGCTCGCCCATGATGCGGAGCTTGCCGGGACCGGGATCACCACCGTCTTCGACGCGATGCGGGTGGGCTCCATTCCGAAGGGCAAGGGCCGCTACCTGCAATATGCCCGCGACCTCTCGCGCGAGATGCTGGCGCTGCGCGCCGCCGGCGTCTTCAAGATCAGCCACTTCCTGCATCTGCGGGCCGAGATCTGCTCCGAAACGCTGGTCGAGGAGCTGGCCGAGTTCGGGCCGGAGGATCGGGTGGGGCTCCTCAGCCTGATGGACCACACGCCCGGTCAGCGGCAGTTCCGCGATATCGGCCAGCTCAAGACCTACGTGATGGGCAAGAACAACCTCGACGAGGCGGGCTTCGACGAGCATGTGGCGCGGCTCTACGCGGTGAAGGCGGAGCACGGCGCGCGCAACGAGGCGGCGGCGCTGGAGGCCGCGCGGGTCTGCGGCGCGGTGCTCGCGAGCCATGACGATACGGACGTGGCGCATGTGGAGGAGTCGGCGCGGCACGGCATCCAGCTCGCGGAGTTTCCGACGTCGCGCGCGGCGGCGCAGGCCTGCCGAGACCACGGGATCGCAGTGATGATGGGCGCGCCCAACGTGATCCGCGGCGGGTCGCATTCGGGGAACGTCGCGGCGGGCGAGCTGGCGGAAGCGGGGCTGCTCGACATCCTCTCCTCGGACTACGTGCCCGCGGCGCTGCTGCTGGCGGCGGCGCGGCTCGGCGCGCTCTGGGACGACATGGCGCGGGCGCTGGCCACGGTGACATCGGCTCCGGCGGCGGCTGTGGGGCTGGACGACCGGGGGCGGCTCGCGCCGGGCCTGCGCGCAGACCTCGTGCGGTTCCGCGAGCGCGAAGGCGGCACGCCCGTGGTGCGCGGCGTCTGGAGCCAGGGCCGGCAGGTGGCGTGA
- a CDS encoding CehA/McbA family metallohydrolase, with product MTDPAFTTPGRFWRGNLHTHSNRSDGALEPAEVCRRYRAEGYDFIALTDHFVGLFGYPIVDTTGFRGEGFTTILGAELHSGAMENGELWHLLAVGLPPDFAPPDAPHFHPVEGQESGAELAARARAAGAFVAVAHPEWSGLTHADAMGIEAAHAVEIYNHGCAVGADRPHGFHTLDRMLEAGRRLTLIATDDAHFTEPDHFGGWVMVKAEENTPDALLAALKAGAFYSSTGPEIHEVAWEEKRVVVRHSEAASVVVLGRGSAARAIHGEGITETVVPYDRVGGSPWRRLTVMDARGRRAWTNPVWVG from the coding sequence ATGACCGATCCCGCCTTCACCACGCCGGGCCGCTTCTGGCGCGGCAACCTGCACACCCATTCCAACCGCTCGGACGGGGCGCTGGAGCCGGCGGAGGTCTGTCGCCGCTACCGGGCGGAGGGCTACGACTTCATTGCGCTGACCGACCATTTCGTGGGGCTCTTCGGCTATCCGATCGTGGACACGACGGGGTTCCGCGGCGAAGGTTTCACCACGATCCTCGGCGCGGAGCTGCATTCGGGCGCGATGGAGAACGGCGAGCTCTGGCACCTGCTCGCCGTCGGCCTGCCGCCGGACTTCGCGCCGCCCGACGCGCCGCATTTCCACCCGGTGGAGGGGCAGGAGAGCGGGGCAGAGCTCGCCGCCCGCGCTCGCGCCGCCGGGGCGTTTGTCGCCGTGGCGCATCCGGAGTGGTCCGGGCTGACCCATGCGGACGCGATGGGGATCGAGGCGGCGCACGCGGTCGAGATCTACAACCACGGCTGTGCGGTGGGGGCGGACCGGCCCCACGGCTTCCATACGCTCGACAGGATGCTGGAGGCGGGGCGGCGGCTCACGCTGATCGCGACCGACGACGCGCATTTCACCGAGCCCGATCATTTCGGCGGCTGGGTGATGGTGAAGGCGGAGGAAAATACGCCGGACGCCCTGCTCGCGGCGCTGAAGGCGGGGGCGTTCTACAGCTCGACCGGGCCGGAGATCCACGAGGTCGCGTGGGAGGAAAAGCGCGTCGTCGTCCGCCATTCGGAGGCGGCGAGCGTCGTGGTGCTGGGACGCGGAAGTGCGGCGCGGGCGATCCATGGCGAGGGCATCACCGAGACGGTCGTGCCCTACGACCGGGTCGGCGGATCGCCCTGGCGGCGGCTCACGGTGATGGATGCGCGCGGCAGGCGGGCCTGGACGAACCCGGTTTGGGTTGGGTGA